The Leifsonia williamsii genome includes a region encoding these proteins:
- a CDS encoding helix-turn-helix domain-containing protein, with product MVEQDPVLSIELAAADSQLKAHVLLAKAFAARADLSQRDLAEKLRVSEGRVSQILGGDDDLRVSTLGRYLRALGYDWDAELVSKEQEAPEVGTASRNQSEFINSDVYIGVAVRGEERVPSFTFVPEGFAPNAPEGQFHAASITAKRIPHARLKWTPLTQGDTDDD from the coding sequence ATGGTTGAGCAGGACCCAGTTCTCTCGATTGAGCTTGCCGCCGCCGATTCGCAGCTCAAGGCCCATGTGCTTCTCGCAAAGGCTTTCGCCGCGCGTGCTGATTTGAGCCAGCGAGATCTGGCTGAAAAGCTGCGAGTGAGCGAGGGTCGAGTGTCACAGATATTGGGAGGCGATGACGACCTTCGAGTGAGCACGCTGGGTCGGTACTTGCGCGCCCTTGGTTATGACTGGGACGCGGAGCTTGTGTCCAAAGAGCAAGAGGCCCCCGAGGTCGGGACGGCCTCGCGAAACCAAAGTGAGTTCATCAACTCCGACGTATACATCGGTGTAGCGGTCAGAGGTGAAGAGCGCGTCCCTTCTTTCACCTTTGTGCCAGAGGGCTTCGCTCCGAACGCCCCAGAAGGACAATTCCATGCCGCTTCCATCACCGCGAAGCGGATACCGCACGCGCGACTGAAATGGACGCCCTTGACGCAAGGGGACACAGATGACGATTGA
- a CDS encoding TetR/AcrR family transcriptional regulator → MTDSTDTLRRGRPGYDQRGILEVAVAAFNEHGYDATSIGMLAARLGLSKSAIYHHVASKEELLALALDEALDGLEGVLRSPEATTGSAADRLEAVLRGAVLVLAERLPYVTLLLRVRGNTDVERAALQRRRAFDRAVARLVAEAQAEGAVRADAEAAVVARLLFGMINSLTEWYAPSGPTTPEHLADTIVALALTR, encoded by the coding sequence ATGACCGACAGCACCGACACCCTGCGCCGCGGCCGTCCCGGCTACGACCAGCGCGGCATCCTGGAGGTCGCGGTCGCCGCGTTCAACGAGCACGGCTACGACGCCACCTCCATCGGCATGCTCGCGGCGCGGCTGGGCCTGTCGAAGTCGGCGATCTACCACCACGTCGCCTCCAAGGAGGAGCTGCTCGCGCTCGCCCTCGACGAGGCACTCGACGGGCTGGAAGGGGTGCTGCGCTCGCCGGAGGCGACCACCGGCAGCGCGGCGGACCGGCTGGAGGCGGTGCTCCGCGGCGCCGTGCTCGTGCTGGCCGAGCGGCTCCCCTACGTGACGCTGCTGCTGCGTGTGCGCGGCAACACGGACGTCGAGCGGGCCGCGCTGCAGCGACGGCGCGCCTTCGACCGGGCGGTCGCGCGGCTCGTCGCCGAGGCGCAGGCGGAGGGCGCGGTCCGGGCCGACGCCGAGGCGGCGGTCGTCGCGCGCCTCCTGTTCGGCATGATCAACTCGCTCACCGAGTGGTACGCGCCCTCGGGCCCCACGACCCCCGAGCACCTGGCCGACACCATCGTCGCCCTGGCCCTCACCCGCTAG
- a CDS encoding thiolase family protein has translation MPEAYLVGGVRTPVGRYGGALAGVRPDDLAALVVAEAVARAGVPGHAVDEVVLGAANQAGEDNRNVARMAVLLAGLPDEVPAFTVNRLCASGLTAITLAGQAVRAGDADIVVAGGAESMTRAPWVQGKPERPWAKPGPQYDTSIGWRFANPRLLARDKATYTMPETAEEVARLDGITRDDADAFALESHRRAAAATDAERFADEIVPVETPGGIVAVDEGIRRDTGMEALAALKPVVPGGHVVTAGNASPLNDGASAVVVASEDAVSRYGLRPRARIVAGASAGVAPEVMGLGPVPATNRALQRAGLEVGDLGSVELNEAFASQALACIRRLGLDERRVNADGGAIALGHALGSSGARIAVTLLGRMEREGSRYGLATMCVGVGQGTALIVEAVR, from the coding sequence ATGCCGGAGGCCTATCTGGTGGGCGGCGTGCGCACGCCGGTCGGCCGGTACGGCGGCGCTCTCGCCGGCGTCCGGCCCGACGACCTGGCCGCGCTCGTGGTCGCGGAGGCCGTCGCCCGGGCGGGCGTCCCCGGCCACGCGGTCGACGAGGTCGTGCTCGGCGCCGCGAACCAGGCCGGCGAGGACAACCGCAACGTCGCCAGGATGGCGGTGCTGCTCGCCGGGCTGCCCGACGAGGTGCCGGCCTTCACCGTCAACCGGCTCTGCGCCTCCGGGCTGACCGCGATCACGCTCGCCGGGCAGGCCGTGCGCGCGGGTGACGCCGACATCGTCGTCGCCGGAGGCGCGGAGTCGATGACGCGCGCGCCCTGGGTGCAGGGCAAGCCCGAGCGGCCATGGGCGAAGCCCGGGCCGCAGTACGACACGTCGATCGGCTGGCGGTTCGCCAACCCGCGCCTCCTCGCCCGCGACAAGGCGACCTACACGATGCCGGAGACGGCGGAGGAGGTGGCGCGACTCGACGGGATCACCCGTGACGACGCCGACGCCTTCGCCCTCGAGAGCCACCGGCGGGCCGCCGCCGCGACCGACGCTGAGCGCTTCGCCGACGAGATCGTGCCGGTCGAGACGCCGGGCGGGATCGTCGCGGTCGACGAGGGCATCCGCCGCGACACGGGGATGGAGGCTCTGGCCGCGCTCAAGCCCGTCGTTCCGGGCGGCCACGTGGTCACCGCGGGCAACGCCTCCCCGCTCAACGACGGCGCCTCGGCGGTGGTGGTGGCGAGCGAGGACGCGGTGAGCCGCTACGGCCTCCGCCCGCGCGCCCGGATCGTCGCGGGGGCCAGCGCGGGCGTCGCGCCCGAGGTGATGGGCCTCGGTCCGGTGCCGGCGACCAACCGTGCCCTGCAGCGCGCGGGGCTCGAGGTCGGCGATCTCGGCAGCGTAGAGCTCAACGAGGCCTTCGCGAGCCAGGCGCTCGCCTGCATCCGCCGGCTCGGGCTCGACGAGCGCCGCGTCAACGCGGACGGCGGCGCGATCGCGCTGGGCCACGCGCTCGGGTCGAGCGGCGCGCGGATCGCGGTCACCCTCCTCGGCCGCATGGAGCGCGAGGGCTCGCGGTACGGCCTGGCGACGATGTGCGTCGGCGTCGGGCAGGGCACGGCCCTGATCGTGGAGGCGGTGCGATGA
- the paaE gene encoding 1,2-phenylacetyl-CoA epoxidase subunit PaaE codes for MSGGVSGTRTRRARFHELTVAEVRPLTAASVEVTFAVPDELAGEYDYLPGQHVALRAHVDGTELRRSYSLCRPPAQGRISVAIKRDLGGAFSTWATTALRPGDRIDVMSPQGTFTVDLGALDGRHIAGIAAGSGITPLMALASSVLAASATSSFTLVYTNRTAVDVMFLEELADLKDRYPARLALHHVLSREQRTAPLLSGRIDEERLRRMLDTLLPPETVDEWFLCGPFELVQLCRDVLATYGVPAERLHFELFTTGEPGEARGDAGRPVVVREGERTNTIEFTLDGLTSTVETPVDANESVLNAALRVRPDVPFSCAGGVCGTCRARLLAGDVRMTENYALEPEELERGYVLTCQSHPLTDRVVVDYDV; via the coding sequence ATGAGTGGCGGGGTGTCGGGCACCCGGACCCGCCGCGCCCGCTTCCACGAGCTGACCGTCGCCGAGGTGCGCCCGCTGACCGCGGCGAGCGTCGAGGTGACCTTCGCGGTGCCGGACGAGCTCGCGGGCGAGTACGACTACCTGCCCGGGCAGCACGTCGCCCTGCGTGCCCACGTCGACGGCACGGAGCTGCGCCGCAGCTACTCGCTGTGCCGTCCGCCGGCGCAGGGCCGCATCAGCGTCGCGATCAAGCGCGACCTGGGCGGAGCCTTCTCGACCTGGGCGACGACCGCGCTGCGGCCCGGCGACCGCATCGACGTGATGAGTCCGCAGGGCACCTTCACCGTCGATCTCGGCGCTCTCGACGGGCGGCACATCGCGGGCATCGCGGCCGGCTCCGGGATCACACCGCTGATGGCCCTCGCGTCGAGCGTGCTCGCGGCGAGCGCGACCTCCAGCTTCACCCTCGTGTACACGAACCGGACCGCGGTCGACGTGATGTTCCTGGAGGAGCTGGCCGACCTCAAGGACCGCTACCCCGCCCGGCTCGCCCTGCACCACGTGCTGTCGCGCGAGCAGCGCACCGCTCCCCTCCTCTCCGGACGCATCGACGAGGAGCGGCTGCGGCGGATGCTCGACACGCTGCTGCCGCCGGAGACGGTCGACGAGTGGTTCCTCTGCGGCCCGTTCGAGCTGGTCCAGCTGTGCCGCGACGTGCTGGCGACGTACGGCGTGCCCGCGGAGCGCCTCCACTTCGAGCTCTTCACGACCGGAGAGCCCGGGGAGGCGCGCGGCGACGCCGGCCGGCCCGTGGTCGTGCGCGAGGGCGAGCGGACGAACACGATCGAGTTCACGCTCGACGGCCTCACCTCCACCGTCGAGACGCCGGTCGACGCGAACGAGTCGGTGCTCAACGCGGCGCTGCGGGTGCGGCCCGACGTGCCGTTCTCGTGCGCGGGAGGCGTCTGCGGCACCTGCCGCGCCCGCCTGCTCGCGGGCGACGTGCGGATGACCGAGAACTACGCGCTCGAGCCGGAGGAGCTGGAGCGCGGGTACGTGCTGACCTGCCAGTCCCACCCCCTGACCGACCGCGTCGTCGTCGACTACGACGTGTGA
- the paaC gene encoding 1,2-phenylacetyl-CoA epoxidase subunit PaaC: MTDPDAHGHVELSTVTLSAEFVAVESGTPASPDIAEYALWLGDDSLVLAQRLGAWISRAPELEEDVALANIALDLLGHARSLLRYAGTADGRSEDDLAYWRDEPEFRSAWLFELPNGDFAQTIVRQLAASHYLSELYERLRASADPVLAGVAAKAVKEVAYHREHADLWLLRLALGTDESRRRTLAAFETVWPLVDELFRDEPVIDRLEGVAPPPSTLRPAFDDGLAPVLAEARIEPPTTFHSAGGGRRGRHSEHLGPLLAELQVLTRRHPGASW, from the coding sequence GTGACAGACCCCGATGCCCACGGCCATGTCGAGCTGAGCACGGTGACCCTCTCGGCGGAGTTCGTCGCCGTCGAGTCCGGCACCCCGGCCTCCCCCGACATCGCCGAGTACGCGCTCTGGCTCGGCGACGACTCCCTGGTGCTGGCCCAGCGGCTCGGCGCCTGGATCTCGCGCGCGCCCGAGCTGGAGGAGGACGTCGCCCTCGCCAACATCGCGCTCGACCTGCTCGGCCACGCCCGCTCGCTGCTGCGCTACGCCGGGACGGCCGACGGGCGCAGCGAGGACGACCTCGCCTACTGGCGCGACGAGCCGGAGTTCCGCTCGGCCTGGCTGTTCGAGCTGCCGAACGGCGACTTCGCGCAGACGATCGTGCGGCAGCTGGCCGCCTCCCACTACCTGTCCGAGCTGTACGAGCGGCTGCGGGCCTCCGCCGACCCGGTGCTGGCCGGCGTCGCCGCGAAGGCGGTGAAGGAGGTCGCGTACCACCGCGAGCACGCCGACCTGTGGCTGCTGCGCCTGGCGCTGGGCACCGACGAGTCGCGGCGGCGCACGCTCGCCGCGTTCGAGACGGTGTGGCCGCTGGTGGACGAGCTGTTCCGGGACGAGCCGGTGATCGACCGGTTGGAGGGGGTCGCGCCACCCCCCTCCACGCTGCGTCCGGCCTTCGACGACGGGCTGGCACCGGTGCTGGCGGAGGCGCGGATCGAGCCGCCCACGACCTTCCACTCGGCGGGCGGCGGGAGGCGCGGCCGGCACTCCGAGCACCTCGGGCCGCTGCTGGCCGAGCTGCAGGTGCTGACGCGACGGCACCCGGGGGCGTCATGGTGA
- the paaA gene encoding 1,2-phenylacetyl-CoA epoxidase subunit PaaA produces the protein METTTDADTTADQAAFDALIAADARIEPRDWMPDDYRRTLIRQMSQHAHSEIIGMQPEANWITRAPSLQRKAILMAKVQDEAGHGLYLYSATQTLGITRDEMTEQLIEGRARYSSIFNYPTPTWADMGAIGWLVDGAAICNQVPLCRCSYAPYGRAMVRICKEESFHQRQGFEILLTLMRGTEEQRRMAQEAVDRWYWPSLMMFGPPDDDSPNSARSMAWRIKRFSNDELRRRFVAMLVPQAEALGVTLPDPDLRWDDEKQQYELGEIDWTEFQEVLAGRGPCNAQRLQRRREAHEEGAWVREAAAAYAQKQHAGAAA, from the coding sequence ATGGAGACCACCACGGACGCGGACACGACGGCCGACCAGGCCGCGTTCGACGCCCTGATAGCGGCCGACGCGCGCATCGAGCCGCGCGACTGGATGCCCGACGACTACCGGCGCACCCTGATCCGCCAGATGTCGCAGCACGCCCACTCCGAGATCATCGGCATGCAGCCGGAGGCGAACTGGATCACGCGCGCTCCGAGCCTCCAGCGCAAGGCGATCCTGATGGCCAAGGTGCAGGATGAGGCCGGGCACGGGCTCTACCTCTACTCCGCGACGCAGACCCTCGGCATCACGCGCGACGAGATGACAGAGCAGCTGATCGAGGGCCGGGCGCGGTACTCCTCGATCTTCAACTACCCGACCCCCACGTGGGCCGACATGGGCGCGATCGGCTGGCTCGTCGACGGCGCCGCGATCTGCAACCAGGTGCCGCTGTGCCGCTGCTCCTACGCGCCGTACGGGCGCGCGATGGTCCGCATCTGCAAGGAGGAGTCTTTCCACCAGCGGCAGGGCTTCGAGATCCTGCTCACGCTCATGCGCGGCACCGAGGAGCAGCGGCGGATGGCGCAGGAGGCGGTCGACCGCTGGTACTGGCCGTCGCTGATGATGTTCGGGCCGCCGGACGACGACTCCCCCAACTCCGCCCGGTCGATGGCCTGGCGGATCAAGCGGTTCTCGAACGACGAGCTGCGCCGCCGCTTCGTGGCGATGCTCGTGCCCCAGGCGGAGGCGCTGGGCGTGACCCTGCCCGACCCCGACCTGCGCTGGGACGACGAGAAGCAGCAGTACGAGCTGGGCGAGATCGACTGGACGGAGTTCCAGGAGGTGCTCGCCGGCCGCGGGCCCTGCAATGCGCAGCGGCTGCAGCGCCGGCGGGAGGCGCACGAGGAGGGGGCCTGGGTGCGGGAGGCCGCGGCCGCCTACGCGCAGAAGCAGCACGCCGGGGCCGCCGCATGA
- a CDS encoding enoyl-CoA hydratase/isomerase family protein — translation MIEYATADGIARITLNAPERLNALGPDDLRSLSEAYERAEADGARALVLRGEGRAFCAGRDIAGVDPATDDVPGYLGAVEALLRRIAAFPAPTFAAAQGACLGVGLGLLIATDVVYIAEDAKVGSPFAALGAALDSGGHWLLVSRLGPHRALDLIYSGRLLSGVEAVAGGLFSRAIPASALVDEAEAAAARAATGATQAFVASKHIVAALRDGELDFWGSVAAETEAQERLRATADYREGFAAFQQKRPPRFTGR, via the coding sequence ATGATCGAGTACGCGACCGCCGACGGCATCGCCCGCATCACGCTCAACGCGCCGGAGCGCCTCAACGCGCTCGGGCCGGACGACCTCCGGTCGCTGTCCGAGGCGTACGAGCGGGCGGAGGCCGACGGCGCGCGGGCGCTGGTGCTGCGCGGCGAGGGCCGTGCGTTCTGCGCGGGCCGCGACATCGCGGGCGTCGACCCGGCGACCGACGACGTGCCCGGTTACCTCGGCGCCGTGGAGGCGCTGCTGCGGCGGATCGCCGCCTTCCCTGCCCCGACCTTCGCGGCGGCACAGGGCGCCTGCCTCGGCGTCGGGCTGGGCCTGCTGATCGCGACGGACGTCGTCTACATCGCCGAGGATGCGAAGGTCGGCTCCCCGTTCGCCGCTCTCGGCGCCGCCCTCGACTCCGGCGGACACTGGCTGCTCGTCTCGCGCCTCGGCCCGCACCGCGCGCTCGACCTCATCTACTCCGGGCGGCTGCTGTCGGGGGTGGAGGCGGTGGCCGGCGGCCTGTTCTCCCGCGCCATCCCCGCCTCGGCACTCGTGGACGAGGCGGAGGCGGCGGCCGCGCGGGCGGCAACGGGCGCGACCCAGGCCTTCGTCGCCTCCAAGCACATCGTGGCCGCGCTGCGCGACGGCGAGCTGGACTTCTGGGGCTCGGTCGCCGCCGAAACGGAGGCCCAGGAGCGCCTGCGCGCGACGGCGGACTACCGCGAGGGCTTCGCCGCGTTCCAGCAGAAGCGCCCGCCGCGGTTCACGGGTCGCTAG
- a CDS encoding 3-hydroxyacyl-CoA dehydrogenase family protein → MTDIPDGRGLPSLVGVIGGGRMGAGIAHAFTMAGASVVVIERDRAAASAARDRVVAAIERSVERGAEPPEADRLAVTLDWDALGGAGLAIEAVPEVAALKAEALGRAERLLDPSGVLASNTSSLSIDGLATGLERPGAFLGLHFFNPVPASALVEVVTGSATAPTAVADATGWVEALGKTAVIVRDSPGFASSRLGVLLGLEAIRMVEEGVATPEDIDRAMTLGYRHPVGPLRLTDIVGLDVRLDIAEHLFRELGPRFEPPGLLRRMVADGRLGRKTGRGFYPWPDEGGDR, encoded by the coding sequence GTGACGGACATCCCTGACGGCCGCGGCCTCCCCTCCCTCGTCGGTGTGATCGGCGGCGGCCGGATGGGCGCGGGGATCGCGCACGCGTTCACGATGGCCGGCGCCTCCGTCGTCGTGATCGAACGCGACCGCGCGGCGGCGTCGGCGGCCCGCGACCGGGTGGTGGCCGCCATCGAGCGGAGCGTCGAGCGCGGCGCCGAGCCTCCCGAAGCCGACCGGCTCGCTGTGACGCTCGACTGGGACGCGCTCGGCGGCGCCGGGCTCGCCATCGAGGCGGTGCCCGAGGTCGCCGCGCTGAAGGCGGAGGCGCTGGGCCGTGCCGAACGACTGCTCGACCCGTCCGGGGTGCTCGCGAGCAACACCTCCTCGCTCTCCATCGACGGGCTCGCCACTGGGCTGGAGCGGCCGGGCGCGTTCCTCGGGCTGCACTTCTTCAACCCGGTCCCTGCCTCGGCGCTCGTGGAAGTGGTGACGGGGTCGGCGACGGCGCCCACGGCCGTGGCCGACGCGACCGGCTGGGTGGAGGCGCTCGGCAAGACGGCTGTGATCGTGCGCGACTCCCCCGGCTTCGCCTCCTCGCGCCTGGGCGTGCTGCTCGGCCTGGAAGCGATCCGGATGGTGGAGGAGGGCGTCGCCACCCCCGAGGACATCGACCGCGCCATGACGCTCGGCTACCGGCACCCGGTCGGCCCGCTGCGGCTGACCGACATCGTGGGCCTGGACGTGCGGCTCGACATCGCGGAGCACCTGTTCCGCGAGCTGGGCCCGCGCTTCGAACCTCCCGGGCTGCTGCGGCGCATGGTCGCAGACGGCCGGCTCGGGCGCAAGACCGGACGCGGGTTCTACCCGTGGCCCGACGAAGGAGGAGACCGATGA
- the paaB gene encoding 1,2-phenylacetyl-CoA epoxidase subunit PaaB, with product MSAGTEAASSEVWPLWEVFVRASRGLSHVHVGSLHAPDEELAVRNARDLYTRRGEGVSIWVVRSDAITASDPDAKDAFFESAAGKNFRHATYYTASEGVKHL from the coding sequence ATGAGCGCCGGGACCGAGGCCGCATCATCCGAGGTCTGGCCGCTGTGGGAGGTGTTCGTCCGGGCCTCCCGCGGCCTCAGCCACGTGCACGTCGGGTCGCTGCACGCACCCGACGAGGAGCTCGCCGTGCGCAACGCCCGCGACCTCTACACCCGCCGCGGTGAGGGCGTCTCGATCTGGGTGGTGCGCTCGGACGCGATCACGGCGAGCGACCCCGACGCCAAAGACGCCTTCTTCGAGTCCGCGGCGGGCAAGAACTTCCGGCACGCGACCTACTACACGGCGTCGGAGGGGGTGAAGCACCTGTGA
- the paaZ gene encoding phenylacetic acid degradation bifunctional protein PaaZ, with translation MTTILPSYLQGAWWTPGGGAPGLAGDDGGAASGTEVRDASTGTPITRVSAQGADLAGALEYARTVGQASLGELTFHQRALLLKRMAQELTARKQELYDLSAASGATRADAWIDVDGGIGALFTYGSKGRRELPNAQVVLDGPVENLSKDGSFLGRHVYTRLPGVAVQINAFNFPVWGMLEKLAPAFLAGMPTLAKPATPTAYVAEAAVRILVESGLLPEGSLQLVCGSVPGLFDALRLGDLVAFTGSASTAESLRAHPAVQTGGVRFTAETDSINASVLGPDAVTGTPEFDAYVKQLVTELTAKSGQKCTAIRRALVPAALADDVIGAVEKRIAERVVLGDPRAEGVTMGPLASQEQRAEVLRQVGRLVSAGGELVLGGLDQPTVVHADGSRGAAVEGAFVAPVLLRFDDPRVEAAHTVEAFGPVAAVLSYTSAAEAAQLVALGGGSLVTSVATHDPAFARELVLSTAGYNGRILLLDRDDARTSTGHGSPMPHLVHGGPGRAGGGEELGGIRAVLHHMQRTALQGTPDLLTAVTGVWHEGAAANADGPHPFRKPLAELRIGDQVRTPSRTISLDDIEEFATFTGDTFYAHMDEDAAAANPFFPGRVAHGYLLVSWAAGLFVDPAPGPVLANYGLEDLRFLTPVVPGDSIRVALTAKQITPRETDDYGEVRWDARILNQRDELVASYDVLTLVAK, from the coding sequence ATGACGACGATCCTGCCCAGCTACCTGCAGGGCGCCTGGTGGACGCCCGGTGGCGGCGCCCCCGGCCTGGCGGGCGACGACGGGGGCGCGGCGAGCGGCACGGAGGTGCGCGACGCCTCCACCGGCACGCCGATCACCCGGGTGAGCGCCCAGGGCGCCGACCTCGCCGGCGCGCTGGAGTACGCCCGCACGGTCGGCCAGGCGTCGCTCGGCGAGCTGACCTTCCACCAGCGCGCGCTGCTACTCAAGCGGATGGCGCAGGAGCTGACCGCGCGCAAGCAGGAGCTGTACGACCTCTCCGCCGCCTCCGGAGCGACGAGGGCCGACGCGTGGATCGACGTGGACGGCGGCATCGGCGCCCTGTTCACCTACGGGTCGAAGGGGCGCCGCGAGCTGCCGAACGCGCAGGTCGTGCTCGACGGCCCGGTGGAGAACCTGTCGAAGGACGGCAGCTTCCTCGGCCGGCACGTCTATACCCGCCTGCCGGGCGTCGCCGTGCAGATCAACGCCTTCAACTTCCCGGTCTGGGGGATGCTCGAGAAGCTGGCGCCGGCGTTCCTCGCCGGCATGCCGACGCTGGCGAAGCCGGCCACGCCGACCGCGTACGTCGCCGAGGCGGCGGTGCGGATCCTGGTGGAGTCCGGCCTCCTGCCCGAGGGGTCGCTGCAGCTGGTGTGCGGCTCGGTGCCCGGGCTGTTCGACGCGCTGCGGCTGGGCGACCTCGTGGCGTTCACCGGGTCGGCCTCCACCGCGGAGTCGCTGCGGGCGCACCCCGCGGTGCAGACCGGCGGGGTGCGCTTCACGGCCGAGACGGACTCCATCAACGCGTCGGTGCTCGGTCCCGACGCCGTGACGGGAACGCCCGAGTTCGACGCCTACGTGAAGCAGCTCGTCACCGAGCTGACGGCCAAGTCGGGCCAGAAGTGCACGGCGATCCGCCGGGCGCTCGTGCCTGCCGCGCTCGCGGACGACGTGATCGGCGCGGTCGAGAAGCGCATCGCCGAGCGGGTCGTGCTCGGCGACCCGCGGGCGGAGGGCGTGACGATGGGGCCGCTGGCGTCGCAGGAGCAGCGGGCCGAGGTGCTGCGGCAGGTCGGCCGGCTGGTGTCCGCGGGCGGCGAGCTCGTGCTCGGCGGCCTCGACCAGCCGACCGTCGTGCACGCCGACGGCAGCCGGGGCGCCGCGGTCGAGGGCGCGTTCGTCGCGCCGGTGCTGCTGCGGTTCGACGACCCGCGGGTGGAGGCCGCGCACACCGTCGAGGCGTTCGGCCCGGTGGCCGCCGTCCTGTCCTACACCTCAGCGGCGGAGGCGGCGCAGCTCGTCGCCCTCGGCGGCGGCTCGCTGGTGACCAGCGTCGCGACCCACGACCCGGCCTTCGCGCGGGAGCTCGTGCTGTCGACGGCCGGGTACAACGGCCGCATCCTCCTGCTCGACCGCGACGACGCCCGCACCTCCACCGGCCACGGCTCGCCGATGCCGCACCTCGTGCACGGCGGCCCGGGGCGCGCGGGAGGCGGGGAGGAGCTGGGCGGCATCCGCGCGGTGCTGCACCACATGCAGCGCACCGCCCTGCAGGGCACGCCCGACCTGCTCACGGCGGTCACCGGGGTGTGGCACGAGGGCGCCGCGGCGAACGCGGACGGGCCGCATCCCTTCCGCAAGCCGCTCGCCGAGCTGCGGATCGGCGACCAGGTGCGCACACCGTCCCGGACGATCTCGCTCGACGACATCGAGGAGTTCGCGACCTTCACCGGCGACACCTTCTACGCGCACATGGACGAGGATGCGGCGGCGGCCAACCCGTTCTTCCCCGGTCGGGTGGCGCACGGGTACCTGCTGGTGTCGTGGGCGGCCGGCCTGTTCGTCGACCCCGCGCCGGGTCCGGTGCTCGCGAACTACGGGCTGGAGGACCTGCGCTTCCTCACCCCGGTGGTGCCGGGCGACAGCATCCGCGTCGCGCTGACGGCCAAGCAGATCACGCCGCGCGAGACCGACGACTACGGGGAGGTGCGCTGGGATGCGCGCATCCTCAACCAGCGGGACGAGCTGGTCGCGTCCTACGACGTTCTCACCCTGGTGGCGAAGTAG
- a CDS encoding enoyl-CoA hydratase/isomerase family protein, translating to MTDGTPATLRVEESADRVVVTLDRPERRNAIDQRMVDELHEVCAALERDPRLLILTGAGGVFASGADIAELRERTAADARRGINATVFTRIAELPLPVIAAIDGPALGGGAELAYAADFRIGTPRLRIGNPETGLGIIAAAGALWRLPRLIGEPLAKELTLAGRILTGEEALAVHLVTALYEPEELLAGAHALADRIATNDPLATQLTKSVLHAAPHEHPHAEQEAQAVLFESPEKKRRMTEFLERRRR from the coding sequence ATGACGGACGGCACGCCCGCCACTCTCCGCGTCGAGGAGTCCGCCGACCGTGTCGTCGTCACCCTCGACCGGCCCGAACGCCGCAACGCCATCGACCAGCGGATGGTGGACGAGCTGCACGAGGTGTGCGCCGCGCTGGAGCGCGACCCGCGCCTCCTCATCCTCACCGGCGCAGGAGGCGTCTTCGCCTCGGGCGCCGACATCGCCGAGCTGCGCGAGCGCACGGCCGCCGACGCGCGCCGCGGCATCAACGCGACGGTCTTCACCCGCATCGCCGAGCTGCCGCTGCCGGTGATCGCCGCGATCGACGGCCCGGCGCTCGGCGGGGGCGCGGAGCTCGCGTACGCGGCCGACTTCCGGATCGGGACCCCGCGGCTGCGCATCGGCAACCCCGAGACCGGGCTCGGGATCATCGCGGCGGCCGGCGCGCTGTGGCGCCTCCCCCGGCTGATCGGCGAGCCGCTCGCCAAGGAGCTGACGCTGGCCGGGCGCATCCTCACGGGCGAGGAGGCGCTGGCCGTGCACCTGGTGACCGCGCTGTACGAGCCGGAGGAGCTGCTCGCCGGGGCGCATGCCCTCGCGGACCGCATCGCGACGAACGACCCGCTCGCCACCCAGCTGACCAAGTCCGTGCTGCACGCCGCGCCGCACGAGCATCCCCACGCCGAGCAGGAGGCGCAGGCCGTGCTGTTCGAGTCGCCGGAGAAGAAGCGGCGCATGACGGAGTTCCTCGAGCGGAGGCGGCGGTGA
- the paaD gene encoding 1,2-phenylacetyl-CoA epoxidase subunit PaaD has product MVNHFAEADLAWAAAAAVPDPELRVLTIDDLGILRELSVTDDGVEVVLTPTYSGCPAMETIREDVVRALAGAGFERVRVRLALSPAWTTDWISPAGRQALRDNGIAPPDGTAPARADRPAGPVGLRLAVKCPLCGSLDTREVSHFGSTACKALYVCDGCGEPFDHVKAL; this is encoded by the coding sequence ATGGTGAATCACTTCGCGGAGGCCGACCTCGCCTGGGCCGCGGCGGCGGCCGTGCCCGACCCCGAGCTGCGCGTGCTCACGATCGACGACCTCGGCATCCTGCGCGAGCTGAGCGTCACCGACGACGGCGTGGAGGTCGTGCTCACGCCCACCTACTCCGGCTGCCCGGCGATGGAGACGATCCGGGAGGACGTCGTGCGCGCCCTCGCCGGCGCCGGTTTCGAGCGGGTGCGGGTGCGCCTCGCCCTCTCCCCCGCCTGGACGACCGACTGGATCAGCCCCGCCGGGAGGCAGGCGCTGCGCGACAACGGGATCGCGCCTCCCGACGGCACCGCTCCCGCGCGCGCGGACCGCCCGGCCGGGCCGGTCGGCCTGCGGCTCGCGGTGAAGTGCCCGCTGTGCGGCTCGCTCGACACCCGCGAGGTCTCGCACTTCGGCTCGACGGCGTGCAAGGCGCTCTACGTGTGCGACGGCTGCGGCGAGCCCTTCGACCACGTGAAGGCGCTATGA